Below is a genomic region from bacterium.
TCGCCACCCGAGTCGCCTCCGTGTTGCGGGGCAAGCACCGACCCGATTTCACTCCGCACGTCGACACCGGGGACCACGTGATCGTGGTCAACGCCAGCAGCGTGCGCCTGACCGGGCGCAAGCTCGAGCAGAAGCACTACTACCGCCACTCGGGCTACGCAGGCGGGATCAAATCCATTCGCGCCGACCGCATGCTCGAATTGCATCCGGAGCGCGTGATCGAGTCGGCCATCAAGGGCATGTTGCCCCGCGGGCCGCTCGGACGTCAGATGTTTCGCAAGCTCAAGGTCTACGCGGGCGCCGAACATCCCCACGCGGCGCAGAAGCCCGAGACCATGGAGCTGACCTGATGTCGACCACAGAGATTCCCAATCGCTACTACGCCACCGGCCGTCGCAAGAGTTCGTCGGCGCGGGTCTACCTTACCCCCGGTTCCGGCCAGATTACGATCAACGGCCGCACCAGCGAAGACTACTTCCCGCGCGAGAGCCTGCGCCTGGTCATGATGCAGCCGATCGAAGTGATCGAGAAGGCCGGCGTGTTCGACATGCGCGTGACCGTCAAAGGCGGTGGCGTGTCCGGACAGGCCGGTGCGGTTCGCCACGGCATCGCGCGCGCACTCGAAAAGTACGATCCATCGCTGCGACCCGCGCTGAAAAACGCCGGCCTGCTGACCCGCGATGCGCGCGAGAAGGAGCGCAAGAAGTACGGTCAGAAGGGCGCTCGAGCGCGCTTCCAGTTCAGCAAGCGCTAGCCGTCTGTTGAAAACACCTCCCCAGTCGTCCGGATCCCCGGGCGGGATGCGGGTGACCGCGATCATTCCCGCTCGCTACGGATCCACTCGCTTTCCGGGCAAACCGCTGTTCCCGCTGGCGGGCAAGCCGATGATCCTGCACGTGGCCGAGCGCGTGGCTGCCGCCGTCCGGGAGGGCGTCGTCGATCGCTTCCTGGTCGCGACCGACGATCAGCGCATTTTCGACGTGGTAGCTGAGGCCGGCTTCGAGGTGCGCATGACCTCGCCGGATCACGCCACCGGCACCGACCGGCTCGCCGAGGTGGCCGCCGACCTGAGCGACGATGTGGTCTGCAACGTCCAGGGCGATGAACCGATGGTCGAGGGCTCGACGATCGCGGCACTGGTCCGGCCCCTGCGTGCCGATCCAGCGATCGTCATGGGTACGTTGAAGACGGAACTCGACCGGCCCGAAGACCGCTTTGACCCCAAT
It encodes:
- the rplM gene encoding 50S ribosomal protein L13 encodes the protein MTGLLDLSKGFGYSLPFRSDREEGRIVPNPAKPTISARAEDIERRWLIVDANEQVLGRLATRVASVLRGKHRPDFTPHVDTGDHVIVVNASSVRLTGRKLEQKHYYRHSGYAGGIKSIRADRMLELHPERVIESAIKGMLPRGPLGRQMFRKLKVYAGAEHPHAAQKPETMELT
- the rpsI gene encoding 30S ribosomal protein S9 yields the protein MSTTEIPNRYYATGRRKSSSARVYLTPGSGQITINGRTSEDYFPRESLRLVMMQPIEVIEKAGVFDMRVTVKGGGVSGQAGAVRHGIARALEKYDPSLRPALKNAGLLTRDAREKERKKYGQKGARARFQFSKR
- the kdsB gene encoding 3-deoxy-manno-octulosonate cytidylyltransferase, with the translated sequence MRVTAIIPARYGSTRFPGKPLFPLAGKPMILHVAERVAAAVREGVVDRFLVATDDQRIFDVVAEAGFEVRMTSPDHATGTDRLAEVAADLSDDVVCNVQGDEPMVEGSTIAALVRPLRADPAIVMGTLKTELDRPEDRFDPNRGKVVVDRSDRALTFTRLPIIEDVPAEQDYFNRERVEREHAGRGLVVYSDIGVYAYRREFLLKYPELARTPFEQAERLEQLRALEHGYQISVPTVVHRALEVDTPEDVRRVEEALARENQRSN